In a genomic window of Actinomycetota bacterium:
- a CDS encoding glycosyltransferase family 4 protein: MRLLFVVQRYGAEVPGGAELASREFATRLAARGHRVEVLTSRALSYVDWADSYPAGTTEIDGVTVHRLGVSAPRADRIFGPMHARVPFGAHRVPPFFQREWMRVQGPHLPDLAPWLRAHAGGFDRAIFFTYLYYTTTAGLPAAAGLTRTVLHPTAHDEPPLYLSTFDLVMRLPAALAYLTEEEGDLVERRFHVTQPSTVTGLGVDLAATGDPAVFRQAVPGLGDRPYLLFVGRVDPGKGSVEMFDYFREFQRRHPSDLALVVVGDPVEPPEPHPDIFMCGFVADAVKQGAVAGARALLQPSYFESFSLVLIEAWAQGRPALVQGRCEVLDGHARRSGGGIPYRGFAEFEAALEWLLEDEGRAAAMGEAGRRYAQSRYGWDGILTRYEVFLEGLGAPARVHLSG; encoded by the coding sequence GTGCGGCTCCTCTTCGTCGTCCAGCGCTACGGCGCCGAAGTCCCGGGTGGGGCCGAGCTGGCCAGCCGGGAGTTCGCCACCCGCCTCGCCGCCCGGGGCCATCGGGTGGAGGTCCTGACCAGCCGGGCGCTCAGCTACGTGGACTGGGCCGACTCCTACCCGGCCGGCACGACCGAGATCGACGGGGTCACCGTCCACCGCCTGGGGGTTTCGGCGCCCCGGGCCGACCGGATCTTCGGGCCGATGCACGCCCGGGTGCCCTTCGGGGCCCACCGGGTCCCGCCCTTCTTCCAGCGAGAGTGGATGCGGGTCCAGGGGCCGCACCTCCCGGATCTGGCCCCCTGGCTGCGGGCGCACGCCGGGGGTTTCGACCGGGCCATCTTCTTCACCTACCTGTACTACACGACCACCGCCGGGCTCCCGGCAGCCGCCGGGCTGACCCGCACCGTCCTGCATCCGACGGCGCACGACGAGCCCCCGCTCTACCTATCCACCTTCGACCTCGTGATGCGCCTGCCCGCCGCCCTGGCCTACCTGACCGAGGAGGAGGGCGATCTGGTGGAGCGGCGCTTCCACGTGACCCAGCCCTCGACGGTGACCGGATTGGGCGTGGACCTCGCCGCCACCGGCGATCCGGCGGTGTTCCGGCAGGCGGTCCCGGGCCTGGGGGACCGCCCGTACCTGCTGTTCGTGGGCCGGGTGGACCCGGGGAAGGGCTCAGTGGAGATGTTCGACTACTTCCGCGAGTTCCAGCGCCGCCACCCCTCCGACCTCGCCCTCGTCGTGGTCGGTGACCCGGTGGAGCCGCCCGAGCCACACCCGGACATCTTCATGTGCGGCTTCGTGGCCGACGCGGTCAAGCAGGGCGCGGTGGCCGGCGCCCGGGCGCTCCTGCAGCCTTCCTACTTCGAGAGCTTCTCACTGGTGCTCATCGAGGCCTGGGCGCAGGGCCGCCCCGCCCTGGTGCAGGGCAGGTGCGAGGTGCTGGACGGTCACGCCCGGCGCAGCGGGGGCGGCATCCCGTACCGGGGGTTCGCCGAGTTCGAGGCCGCCCTGGAGTGGCTCCTGGAGGACGAGGGCCGGGCGGCGGCAATGGGGGAGGCGGGCCGGCGCTACGCCCAGAGCCGTTACGGTTGGGACGGCATCCTGACCCGCTATGAGGTGTTTCTCGAGGGCCTGGGCGCGCCTGCTCGAGTTCACCTCTCGGGCTGA
- a CDS encoding YceI family protein, which translates to MSETQTASRTVEGVTLPPVGTYAIDKVHSDLSFVARHLMVAKVRGHFRSFEGTIEVAEVPEESRVTATIDAASVDTNEPNRDNHIRSADFLDAEHYPTITFESTGLVRTGGTTFDLPGLLTIRGITHPVTLHAEFNGVTEHPQMGTRIGLSATTEVARDDWGVSFNAALETGGFMVSKTIRLELEVQATAQH; encoded by the coding sequence ATGAGCGAGACCCAGACTGCATCCCGCACCGTCGAGGGCGTCACCCTGCCCCCGGTAGGCACCTACGCCATCGACAAGGTCCACAGTGACCTGAGCTTCGTTGCCCGCCACCTGATGGTGGCCAAGGTCCGCGGCCATTTTCGCAGCTTCGAGGGCACCATCGAGGTGGCAGAGGTCCCCGAGGAGTCCCGGGTCACCGCCACCATCGACGCCGCCAGCGTGGACACCAACGAGCCGAACCGGGACAACCACATCCGCTCCGCCGACTTCCTGGATGCCGAGCACTACCCCACCATCACCTTCGAGAGCACCGGCCTGGTGCGCACCGGGGGCACCACCTTCGACCTCCCGGGCCTGCTCACCATCCGGGGCATCACCCACCCGGTGACCCTGCACGCCGAGTTCAACGGCGTGACCGAGCACCCGCAGATGGGGACCCGCATCGGGCTGTCCGCCACCACCGAGGTTGCCCGGGACGACTGGGGCGTGAGCTTCAACGCCGCCCTGGAGACCGGCGGCTTCATGGTCTCCAAGACCATCCGCCTGGAGCTTGAGGTGCAGGCCACCGCCCAGCACTAA
- a CDS encoding class I SAM-dependent methyltransferase: MSWSRQWVKLCDVADFADPVLCRLAAEIEGRDGRDSPPQALVERKQWERAMLAGVLTESGRLGPNCSVLAIGAGSEPVLFWLANRAGRVVATDIYGEGKFSGLEAAESMLHNPSAFAPVAYPHERLLVRRMDARTLDFAEATFDVVYSLSSIEHFGAAAEIARSAAEMGRVLAPGGLAVVVTECLVRRHPLDSAAAETAIRLATFGRRRAGAHPRQRVALGEAFTLHELVERVVAPSGLRLAQRVDRTISPASWENVTTVHAGGRLEPASGSVHPHVLLRVSRSVFTSICLVLEKPAGSPS; encoded by the coding sequence GTGAGCTGGTCCCGGCAATGGGTGAAGCTGTGCGACGTCGCCGACTTCGCCGACCCTGTGCTCTGCCGCCTCGCCGCCGAGATCGAGGGCCGGGACGGCCGAGACTCGCCGCCCCAAGCGCTCGTGGAGCGCAAGCAGTGGGAGCGCGCAATGCTCGCCGGCGTGCTCACCGAGAGTGGGCGGCTGGGGCCCAACTGCTCCGTCCTCGCCATCGGAGCGGGCAGCGAGCCGGTGCTGTTTTGGCTTGCGAATCGGGCTGGAAGGGTAGTCGCCACCGACATCTACGGCGAAGGCAAGTTCTCCGGCCTTGAGGCGGCAGAATCGATGCTGCACAACCCTTCCGCCTTCGCACCGGTGGCGTACCCCCACGAGCGCCTGCTCGTGCGCCGAATGGATGCCCGCACGCTGGACTTCGCCGAGGCCACCTTCGACGTGGTGTACTCGCTCTCGTCCATCGAGCACTTCGGTGCCGCCGCCGAGATCGCCCGCTCGGCGGCCGAGATGGGCCGGGTCCTCGCCCCGGGCGGCCTGGCGGTGGTGGTGACCGAATGCCTCGTCCGGCGCCACCCGCTGGACTCAGCGGCGGCCGAGACCGCCATCCGGCTGGCCACCTTCGGGCGCCGGCGGGCGGGCGCCCACCCCCGCCAGCGGGTCGCTCTGGGCGAGGCGTTCACCCTCCACGAGCTGGTCGAGCGCGTCGTGGCCCCGTCCGGGCTGCGCCTGGCACAGCGGGTGGACCGGACCATCTCGCCCGCGTCCTGGGAGAACGTGACCACGGTGCACGCCGGGGGGCGCCTGGAGCCGGCCAGCGGCTCGGTGCACCCGCACGTGCTCCTGCGGGTCTCCCGGTCGGTGTTCACCTCGATCTGCCTGGTCCTCGAGAAGCCCGCCGGATCGCCCTCCTGA
- a CDS encoding ABC transporter ATP-binding protein, producing the protein MGAAIEVQDVSKVFKLYHEQYHTLKERMIFLRRAKRFEEFHALRNVSFEIEEGTTFGLIGANGSGKSTMLKLMAGILRPTTGELRVRGRIGALLEVGAGFHPDLTGRQNVYLNGSILGFSKREIDAKFDDIVSFAEMEAFIDNPVRNYSSGMYIRLGFAVAVHMDPDILLIDEVIAVGDEAFQKKCMTRMRQFQDEGKTILLVTHAVDGVRDLCSQACLLSKGTVAAFGDPSEVIRAYRNKVSVGHDGTKIDHLSAVEIGEVTVTDPRGQRQEYFVAGEPMAVHADLEVNTAVKEPVFSVNIYDSAGQHVFGTNTQLRPPLRTSMDLATGRSRLRIDFDNVPMREGYFSLLIGIHSPDGKTVYAAVDGSVRFEMRSPGHEPGRLTMACRFSMEAPAEQARRATG; encoded by the coding sequence ATGGGCGCCGCCATCGAGGTCCAGGACGTCTCCAAGGTCTTCAAGCTCTACCACGAGCAGTACCACACGCTGAAAGAGCGGATGATCTTCCTGCGGCGGGCCAAGCGCTTCGAGGAGTTCCACGCCCTCCGCAACGTGAGCTTCGAGATCGAGGAGGGCACCACCTTCGGCCTCATCGGGGCCAACGGGTCGGGCAAGTCCACGATGCTGAAGCTGATGGCGGGCATCCTGCGCCCCACCACCGGCGAGCTCCGGGTGCGGGGCCGCATCGGCGCCCTGCTCGAGGTCGGCGCCGGGTTCCACCCCGACCTCACCGGCCGGCAGAACGTCTACCTCAACGGCTCCATCCTGGGCTTCTCCAAGCGGGAGATCGACGCCAAGTTCGACGACATCGTGTCCTTCGCCGAGATGGAAGCCTTCATCGACAACCCGGTGCGCAACTACTCCTCCGGCATGTACATCCGACTGGGCTTCGCCGTGGCGGTGCACATGGACCCCGACATCCTCCTGATCGACGAGGTGATCGCGGTCGGCGACGAGGCCTTCCAGAAGAAGTGCATGACCCGCATGCGCCAGTTCCAGGACGAGGGCAAGACCATCCTGCTGGTCACCCACGCGGTGGACGGCGTCCGGGACCTGTGCTCGCAGGCGTGCCTGCTGTCCAAGGGCACGGTGGCGGCCTTCGGGGATCCCTCCGAGGTCATCCGGGCCTACCGCAACAAGGTCTCGGTGGGCCACGACGGCACCAAGATCGACCACCTGAGCGCGGTCGAGATCGGCGAGGTGACCGTCACCGATCCCCGGGGCCAGCGCCAGGAGTACTTCGTGGCCGGCGAGCCGATGGCGGTGCACGCCGACCTGGAGGTCAACACCGCGGTCAAAGAGCCGGTGTTCAGCGTGAACATTTACGACAGCGCCGGCCAGCACGTCTTCGGGACCAACACCCAGCTCCGCCCCCCGCTGCGCACCAGCATGGACCTGGCGACCGGGCGGTCCCGGCTCCGCATCGACTTCGACAACGTGCCCATGCGGGAGGGCTACTTCAGCCTGCTGATCGGCATCCACTCGCCCGACGGCAAGACGGTCTACGCCGCGGTGGACGGCAGCGTCCGCTTCGAGATGCGCAGCCCCGGCCACGAACCCGGGCGCCTGACCATGGCCTGCCGCTTCTCGATGGAGGCCCCCGCGGAGCAGGCAAGGCGGGCGACCGGCTGA